Genomic window (Chloroherpetonaceae bacterium):
ACTCTCCACCGCCGGCGATGACAGCTTTGCGCGACTCATCTTAGGTGATGCATATGTGAATATGACACTGGCTAACATCAAACACGGCGACCCGATGGCTATCTACAAGCAGGCGCGTGAGCTCCCGATGTTTCTTGGTATCACTCTGAATAACATTCTTGTTTCGTTCTACGCTTTCGCAATGGGCACGCTTTTCTCGTTTGGCACAGGCTATGTTCTGCTCCAAAATGGCATTATGGTTGGCTCATTTCAATACTTTTTCCATCAGCATGGGCTGCTTCTCGAGTCAGCTTTGGTCATCTGGATTCATGGTACGCTGGAAATCTCTGCTATCGTAATTGCGGGTGGCGCTGGACTTACAATTGGCAATAGCATTCTTTTTCCCGCATCATACACTCGCCTTGAGTCTTTTTTGCGTGGCGCTAAGCGCGGCGTCAAAATCATCATTGGACTTGTGCCTATCTTCGCCGCTGCTGGCTTTCTTGAAAGTTTCGTTACGCGCTACACCGAGATGCCGATTTTCCTCAGTCTTTTTATCATCTTGAGCTCTCTTGCATTTGTTCTCTGGTATTTTGCACTTTACCCGATTCAACTTGAACGCATGCTTTATCAATCCACTAAACAATAGCCCGCTATGCTTGAAAAAATTGAGTTCCGGAAGCGCCGTGAAGTTGGCGACCTTATCTCTGTTAGCCTTGAGTTCATTCAGCAGAATTTCAAGACCTTAGCCCTTAGCTTGCTCTATGTGGGCTTGCCCCTTTCTGTTCTGCAAGGCACTATCACGGCACTCTATCAAAGCCGAGTGATGGATACTCAGGACGCAACCAGCGTTCTTGACCTCTTTGCAACTGTCTTCGGCCCTGAGTTTTTTCTCTCGCTCTTACTTTCAATGGTACTTTATGCGGGCGTTTCTGCCACAGCATATTCCTTTGTGCAGCGATACATCTCGCAGCCTGACCCCTCGCTTATTCAAGTTAGCGAAGTTCTGAACGATACGCTCAGCAACACCTTGACGATTTTGGTCACAGCGCTTCTTCTTGGATTTCTTCTGGGCATGGTTGCCATTCCCAGCCTTTTCCTTCTTTTCATTCCTGTGCTCTACCTTGGCGTTGCGACTGCACCGCTTATCTTCATTCGGCTCTATGAGCAAAAAGGCTTCTTCGAGGCATTTCTCCGCTCTTTTCAGCTTGTGCAGGGCAATTGGTGGCGAGTGTTTGCAACGCTGTTTGTGTTAGTGCTGGTCGGATATTTGATTTCGCTTATCTTTTCAGTTCCGGGCTTCGTGATAGGGTTAATTGTTGGGTTTAACTCTTCTTCACCAAATTTTTCTGACTACACGCTTTTCAATGCAATTTTCTCTTCGCTCTCCACGCTTGGCTTCGTTGTGCTGAACGGGCTTCTTTCAATCGGCATTGCATTTGTCTATTTTGACTTGGTAGAGCGCAAAGAATCGTCAGGCTTAATGCAGCGCATTGAGCAAATGTCAACCCCAAACTGAAGTTATTCAGAATGTACACTCAAGCTGCTCAGCGCACTGGCAGCATTGTGC
Coding sequences:
- a CDS encoding stage II sporulation protein M; this encodes MTEVTFIKSRRDTWQAFEQMLHQPQQASPDALADAFVQLTDDLAYARTFFPKSKTTEYLNALTAKAHQQLYRNRKEPHTRLFHFWRIELPLEVRAAHREIFYSLIIFSIAAFIGALSTAGDDSFARLILGDAYVNMTLANIKHGDPMAIYKQARELPMFLGITLNNILVSFYAFAMGTLFSFGTGYVLLQNGIMVGSFQYFFHQHGLLLESALVIWIHGTLEISAIVIAGGAGLTIGNSILFPASYTRLESFLRGAKRGVKIIIGLVPIFAAAGFLESFVTRYTEMPIFLSLFIILSSLAFVLWYFALYPIQLERMLYQSTKQ